A region of Chitinophagales bacterium DNA encodes the following proteins:
- a CDS encoding sensor histidine kinase yields MLLTRQFRFLPDPEKWFEARGVNRFFLHLLFWVVWLSRTYYDLVSLYGWDGSLLFLGVYACSQVPMVYFHLYVLAPRLLHRRKYFIYILATISLLFVYSYVNFSMLKLIPHSLLPVSLEGYIKLLNPRYDVFEGFFTLIITYSLKYAWQAVATKNKLLELQKNNLMLELNALKAQINPHFLFNTLNNIYSLSIKKSDQAPEMILKLSDMMRYVLYDCNSGPVPVEKEIQFINNYIELEKIRHGEHIDIRFSLSGKLDNSKIEPLLLIPFIENSFKHGVNAKMENGWVDVNLNIFRKKITMNVINSLPDASFNNNGKSGIGLINVKKRLDLIYPHQYQLQIQPMNDHFEVNLEINLN; encoded by the coding sequence GTGCTCCTGACCAGACAATTTAGATTTTTACCTGACCCTGAAAAATGGTTTGAAGCGCGCGGTGTTAACCGATTTTTTCTCCACCTGCTTTTTTGGGTCGTTTGGCTTTCCCGCACCTATTATGATTTAGTATCCCTGTATGGATGGGATGGATCTCTTCTTTTTCTTGGAGTATACGCGTGCTCACAGGTTCCTATGGTCTATTTTCATTTGTATGTATTGGCTCCCAGGCTGCTTCACAGAAGGAAATACTTCATTTATATCCTGGCCACTATTTCACTTCTCTTTGTTTATTCCTATGTAAATTTCTCCATGTTAAAGCTGATTCCACATAGCTTACTGCCCGTTTCATTAGAAGGTTATATTAAGCTTTTAAACCCGCGATACGATGTCTTTGAAGGTTTCTTCACTCTTATAATCACCTATTCTCTTAAATATGCATGGCAGGCTGTTGCTACAAAAAACAAATTATTAGAGCTTCAGAAAAATAACCTGATGCTGGAATTAAATGCTTTGAAAGCCCAGATCAATCCTCATTTTTTATTTAATACACTCAATAATATTTATTCATTATCAATTAAAAAATCAGATCAGGCCCCTGAGATGATTTTAAAGCTAAGTGATATGATGCGCTATGTTTTATATGATTGCAACAGCGGGCCGGTGCCGGTAGAAAAGGAAATACAGTTTATAAATAATTATATAGAGCTTGAAAAAATCCGGCATGGAGAGCATATAGATATCCGTTTTTCGTTGTCGGGGAAATTAGATAATAGCAAAATTGAACCGTTGCTGCTTATTCCTTTTATTGAAAATAGCTTTAAGCATGGCGTAAATGCAAAGATGGAAAACGGATGGGTAGATGTAAACCTGAATATTTTCAGAAAAAAAATTACAATGAATGTGATCAATTCACTGCCGGACGCTTCCTTCAATAATAATGGGAAAAGCGGAATAGGTTTAATAAATGTAAAGAAGCGGCTCGACCTTATTTATCCTCATCAGTATCAGTTGCAGATACAGCCAATGAACGATCATTTTGAGGTTAACCTCGAAATCAATTTAAATTGA
- a CDS encoding response regulator transcription factor, producing MLKSLIVDDEPLAQEVLENYMQRVNELQLVRKCSNAMEAFQILHKERVDLLFLDIQMPVIDGLSFLKSLKNAPSVILTTAYPNHALEGYDLDVVDYLLKPISFERFLKAVNKAIDHRKPPVNNDNTPSAEYIFLKVDNKLVKANFSDIVYIEGMKDYLKIFVKDKLLVIHQTMKKIEDLLPKNKFIRVHKSYIISLDAVTSITGNFVEINGKEIPIGANYKDQLINMVFRLNS from the coding sequence ATGCTAAAAAGCCTGATAGTAGATGACGAGCCTCTGGCTCAGGAAGTGCTGGAAAATTATATGCAAAGAGTAAACGAGCTGCAGCTTGTTAGAAAATGCAGTAATGCGATGGAGGCATTTCAGATACTGCATAAAGAAAGAGTAGATCTTCTGTTTCTTGATATTCAAATGCCGGTAATAGATGGTCTGTCTTTTTTGAAGTCATTAAAAAATGCTCCTTCGGTAATTTTAACCACCGCTTATCCAAACCATGCCCTTGAAGGCTATGACCTGGATGTAGTAGATTATTTATTAAAGCCAATTTCGTTTGAACGGTTTTTAAAGGCAGTTAATAAAGCAATTGATCACCGGAAACCTCCGGTTAATAATGACAATACTCCTTCTGCCGAGTATATATTTTTGAAGGTAGATAATAAGCTTGTCAAGGCGAACTTTTCAGACATAGTGTACATAGAAGGAATGAAGGATTACCTGAAAATTTTTGTAAAAGATAAACTACTGGTGATCCACCAGACCATGAAAAAAATAGAAGACCTTTTACCCAAAAATAAATTCATCCGGGTCCATAAATCTTATATTATTTCTTTAGATGCTGTTACTTCCATCACTGGAAACTTTGTAGAAATAAACGGCAAAGAAATTCCTATTGGTGCCAACTATAAAGATCAGTTGATAAATATGGTGTTTAGGCTAAACTCCTGA
- a CDS encoding aryl-sulfate sulfotransferase — MKFSTALLFFCLAAQSIVAQFKYISPLPGSALHYPETNIILKNGNMIDKSSISNKNLFTVSGSISGNHSWTARLSVDNKTVTIQPHPDFAYGETVYVTVYPGLKKLSGESIEGVSFSFQIRNQLTGEERKRFFIANLQSLTDDPENNQAFKNFKKNFQVRDSSIYPLDSMPTFRINVNNNPAPGQIFYANHQDQDILGHLGTNSFNTIINNDGSIVWARDVGSGGRDFKLNVNGYLTYFVNDRAIYLVLDSNYNVIDSVQCGNGLEMATNNHEFMMYPDGHSFLLAYDNVTTDMTAYGGLPDAVVQFPVIQEIDQNHEVVFEWRTMDHFQITDADKYVSLANALIDFAHTNSIEKDSDNNLLISNRNMDELTKIDHETGDIIWRMNGENNQFTFVNDNIPEHFSNQHDLRRLANGNITLFNNGNHLVPLISSAKEYALDQVNKVASLIWHYEHPDVNGYHVYGSATGSTQRLPDGNTMIDWGLIYNNVGLPNQTEIDSNNNIVWEMTFDSSGEKSYRVHKYVWDPCSRITGYTMHSFPDTLQTTLSWGAGTGGESYIVEYRPVGAQTWTATTTDSNSVILTGLMPVTDYEWRVTTVCSDSPYVSSAASQSDTFTTPVATQISFFNRTSVLIFPDPATDQINVEIRNTTKMAAHVSVVNMMGTIMYTNKYPDLNNGSAWTINIQSLPAGSYLLKITDGYNTTIQKFLKN; from the coding sequence ATGAAATTCAGCACAGCCTTATTGTTCTTTTGTTTAGCGGCACAATCAATAGTTGCACAGTTTAAATACATTAGTCCGCTTCCCGGATCTGCACTTCATTATCCTGAAACAAACATTATTCTGAAAAATGGAAATATGATAGACAAGAGTTCCATCAGCAATAAGAATTTATTTACTGTTTCAGGATCGATAAGTGGAAACCATTCCTGGACAGCGCGGCTATCCGTTGATAATAAAACAGTTACCATCCAGCCTCATCCTGATTTTGCATATGGTGAAACGGTGTATGTAACGGTTTATCCTGGATTAAAAAAACTCAGTGGAGAGAGCATAGAAGGAGTTTCTTTCAGCTTTCAAATAAGGAACCAACTAACTGGAGAGGAACGAAAACGATTTTTTATTGCAAATCTTCAAAGCCTAACTGATGATCCTGAAAACAATCAGGCCTTTAAAAATTTTAAAAAAAACTTTCAGGTACGTGATTCTTCTATCTATCCTTTAGATTCCATGCCTACCTTCAGGATTAATGTGAATAATAACCCTGCACCAGGCCAGATTTTTTATGCCAACCACCAGGATCAGGATATTTTAGGTCATTTAGGAACAAACTCATTTAATACAATTATTAATAATGACGGTTCTATTGTTTGGGCAAGAGATGTAGGAAGTGGGGGGCGGGATTTTAAACTTAACGTGAATGGATATCTTACCTACTTCGTGAATGATCGCGCAATTTATTTAGTGTTGGATTCAAACTATAATGTTATCGATTCTGTGCAATGCGGGAACGGTCTTGAAATGGCAACTAATAACCATGAATTTATGATGTATCCTGACGGACATTCTTTCCTTCTTGCATATGATAATGTTACTACGGATATGACTGCATATGGCGGATTACCGGATGCCGTAGTTCAATTTCCCGTTATTCAGGAAATTGATCAAAATCATGAAGTGGTTTTTGAATGGAGAACAATGGATCATTTTCAAATTACGGATGCAGACAAATATGTGTCTTTAGCCAATGCACTTATAGATTTTGCGCACACGAATTCCATTGAAAAAGATTCAGACAATAATCTTTTGATCTCGAATAGAAATATGGATGAGCTAACCAAGATAGATCATGAAACAGGAGATATCATCTGGCGAATGAATGGAGAAAATAATCAGTTTACATTCGTTAACGACAACATCCCGGAGCATTTTTCCAATCAACATGATTTACGCCGGCTTGCCAATGGAAATATAACTCTTTTTAACAATGGCAACCATTTGGTCCCTCTTATTTCCAGTGCTAAAGAATATGCGCTCGATCAGGTTAATAAGGTGGCTTCGCTGATATGGCATTATGAACACCCTGACGTTAATGGTTACCACGTTTACGGAAGTGCAACAGGCAGTACACAGCGCTTGCCCGATGGTAATACGATGATTGACTGGGGACTTATTTACAACAACGTGGGATTACCAAATCAAACAGAAATTGATTCCAATAATAATATAGTTTGGGAAATGACCTTTGATTCCTCAGGTGAAAAAAGTTACCGCGTCCACAAATATGTTTGGGATCCATGCAGCAGAATTACCGGTTATACCATGCATTCTTTTCCGGATACTTTACAAACCACGCTGAGCTGGGGTGCAGGTACAGGAGGTGAGTCTTATATCGTGGAATACCGCCCTGTGGGTGCACAAACCTGGACGGCCACTACCACGGATTCTAATTCCGTAATTCTTACAGGTTTAATGCCTGTTACAGATTATGAATGGAGAGTTACCACCGTTTGTTCGGACTCTCCTTATGTCTCTTCCGCCGCTTCTCAGTCAGATACATTCACAACGCCTGTGGCCACGCAGATCAGTTTTTTCAATAGAACTTCTGTTTTGATTTTCCCCGATCCTGCCACGGATCAGATCAATGTTGAAATCAGGAACACAACGAAAATGGCAGCCCATGTATCTGTTGTTAACATGATGGGAACTATAATGTATACAAACAAGTATCCTGATTTGAACAACGGATCAGCGTGGACAATTAATATTCAAAGTCTTCCTGCAGGGTCTTATTTACTGAAGATTACCGATGGGTACAATACAACCATTCAGAAATTTCTGAAAAATTAA
- the mrdA gene encoding penicillin-binding protein 2 — protein sequence MTDLYQSRRYTIQLIIIVITLIFIARLFYLQVIDKDYKQLAKATVLRQTTVFPARGLVYDRNAKLIIDNQKEYDLWVTPGQVKEIDTVGFCDLVGISDTFFRETLKKAREYSRFKSSLFVKGISVDKYAAIQEELYLFQGFFGQVRTVRAYPYHSAAHVLGYISEVTPKQIDQSDGYYKRGDYIGTGGIEQSYEKALRGVKGTRYVLVDVHNKEMGPFNEGKFDTAAVPGKNINSTISIDLQQYGEKLMKGKIGSIVALEPRTGEILCMISSPEYDPSLLTGQDRGKNFRLLLTDSLNPLFVRPLKAAYPPGSTYKATLSLVGLQEGAITPSSSYNCPGAYYVGSLRVKCDHSGFVPDLVAAIQHSCNSYFCNYFRRTIDYDEDHSVAQGLDDWKKGLGYFSLGQKTGIDLPNEGYGFVPGSKYYDKIYGEKRWNSVTVVSLGIGQGELGETPLQMVNVISAIANRGYFYPPHISREIIGDDSMLIKYKTKHVIPIDSSNFNVVVEGLRQVVLAGTAAASQIPGVTMAGKTGTAQNPHGNDHSLFVAFAPVEDPKIAISVVVENAGFGAQYAAPIASLMIEKYLNDTISASRKPVEQRMIEANLIKHAAAGKSHK from the coding sequence ATGACCGATCTATATCAATCGAGACGTTACACCATTCAGTTAATAATTATTGTAATAACGCTGATTTTTATTGCCCGGCTCTTTTACCTGCAGGTAATTGATAAAGATTACAAGCAGCTGGCTAAAGCCACTGTATTAAGGCAAACCACCGTTTTCCCGGCAAGAGGTCTCGTTTACGACCGCAATGCGAAACTTATAATAGATAATCAGAAGGAATATGATTTATGGGTAACACCCGGACAGGTTAAAGAAATTGATACGGTTGGCTTTTGTGACCTGGTAGGAATCTCCGACACCTTTTTCCGTGAAACCTTAAAAAAAGCCCGCGAATATTCCCGCTTTAAATCATCCCTTTTTGTGAAGGGAATTTCGGTTGATAAATATGCGGCCATCCAGGAGGAATTGTATTTGTTCCAAGGTTTTTTTGGCCAGGTCCGTACGGTTCGGGCCTATCCTTATCATTCAGCAGCACATGTACTCGGTTATATCAGTGAGGTTACCCCAAAGCAAATAGACCAAAGTGATGGATATTACAAGCGTGGTGATTACATAGGTACTGGTGGCATAGAACAGTCATATGAAAAAGCATTGCGTGGTGTAAAAGGAACCCGTTACGTGCTGGTGGATGTGCACAATAAAGAAATGGGTCCTTTCAATGAGGGGAAGTTTGATACAGCGGCCGTACCCGGAAAAAATATTAACAGCACCATCAGCATCGACCTGCAGCAATACGGGGAAAAGCTGATGAAGGGAAAGATTGGAAGCATCGTGGCCCTGGAGCCAAGAACCGGTGAAATATTATGTATGATCAGCAGCCCGGAGTATGATCCTTCATTATTAACAGGCCAGGACCGTGGTAAAAATTTCAGGCTACTATTAACCGATAGCTTAAACCCCTTATTTGTAAGGCCCTTAAAGGCGGCTTATCCGCCGGGCTCCACCTATAAGGCCACATTATCGCTGGTTGGCCTGCAGGAAGGGGCTATTACACCTTCCAGCTCTTACAATTGCCCCGGGGCCTATTATGTGGGATCGCTTCGTGTGAAATGCGATCACAGCGGATTTGTTCCCGACCTGGTTGCTGCTATCCAGCATTCCTGCAATAGCTATTTCTGTAACTATTTCAGACGGACTATCGATTATGATGAAGATCATTCCGTGGCCCAGGGATTAGATGACTGGAAGAAAGGGCTGGGATATTTTTCACTCGGGCAGAAAACAGGCATTGATTTACCTAATGAAGGCTATGGCTTTGTTCCGGGTTCGAAATATTACGATAAAATTTATGGCGAAAAAAGATGGAATTCTGTAACCGTAGTTTCACTGGGCATCGGTCAGGGGGAATTGGGTGAAACGCCCTTACAAATGGTAAACGTAATTTCTGCTATAGCGAACAGGGGATATTTCTATCCGCCTCATATTTCCCGTGAGATTATTGGCGATGATTCCATGTTAATAAAATACAAAACAAAGCATGTAATCCCTATTGATTCCTCAAATTTTAATGTAGTGGTTGAGGGACTCAGGCAGGTAGTGCTTGCCGGCACGGCTGCTGCATCCCAGATTCCGGGAGTTACCATGGCAGGTAAAACCGGAACGGCGCAGAATCCGCATGGCAACGACCATTCCTTATTTGTAGCATTTGCCCCGGTAGAAGATCCGAAAATTGCCATTTCCGTAGTAGTGGAAAATGCCGGCTTTGGTGCTCAATATGCGGCGCCTATTGCAAGCTTAATGATAGAGAAATATCTGAATGATACTATTTCTGCTTCGCGCAAACCTGTGGAACAAAGGATGATTGAAGCCAACCTTATTAAACATGCTGCAGCAGGAAAGAGCCATAAATAA
- a CDS encoding rod shape-determining protein RodA, whose translation MLQQERAINKGTDWLLIGMWLTLMLIGWMAIFSATYDESQPGIFNLNHSYGRQLLWMVGSFILAGAMIITDSKFYVAFAYLIYGIILLLLASVFIIGTSVNGNKNWIDIGTFQLQPSEFTKFATNLALAKYLSGLNINMKILRTRLIALALIAIPAVLILMQGDTGSTLVFGSFMLVLFRFGLPGSYLVVGLYAILLFILSMVIQKYLLIGILFLIGGVFLFLSKRNRSITFILVAMFVLSSGYVMTTDYVFNHLLEPHQQERVNVLLGKKVEQKDADYNVRQSKIAIGSGGFLGKGFMQGTLTKYNFVPEQSTDFIFCTIGEEFGFWGAGLLLLFYSAFLFRIIYVAQRQRSRFSMIYAYGVVAVIFFHILINVGMTMGLMPVIGIPLPFISYGGSSLWSFTILLFILIKLDGDRLAILR comes from the coding sequence ATGCTGCAGCAGGAAAGAGCCATAAATAAGGGGACTGACTGGCTCTTGATCGGCATGTGGCTCACGCTGATGCTCATTGGCTGGATGGCCATTTTCTCAGCTACCTATGATGAAAGTCAGCCGGGCATCTTTAACCTGAACCACTCTTATGGCCGGCAATTACTATGGATGGTGGGCTCATTCATTCTTGCAGGGGCCATGATCATCACTGATAGCAAATTCTATGTTGCGTTTGCCTATTTGATTTACGGTATCATACTGTTGCTGCTTGCCTCGGTGTTTATAATCGGAACCTCTGTAAATGGTAATAAAAACTGGATTGACATTGGAACATTTCAATTACAGCCATCAGAGTTCACCAAGTTTGCTACCAACCTGGCATTGGCAAAGTATCTCAGCGGGCTGAATATAAATATGAAGATTTTGCGGACGCGGCTCATAGCTCTTGCATTAATTGCTATTCCGGCAGTTCTGATTCTGATGCAGGGTGATACCGGCTCAACGCTCGTTTTCGGGTCTTTCATGCTGGTGCTCTTTCGCTTTGGCCTGCCCGGCTCTTACCTGGTAGTGGGATTATATGCAATCTTATTATTCATTTTATCTATGGTAATACAAAAATATCTGCTGATCGGTATTCTTTTTTTAATTGGCGGAGTATTTTTATTTCTTTCGAAAAGAAACCGCTCCATCACATTCATTCTGGTCGCGATGTTTGTGTTATCATCGGGATATGTGATGACCACCGATTATGTTTTCAATCACCTGCTGGAGCCCCACCAGCAGGAGCGTGTGAACGTGCTTCTCGGAAAAAAAGTGGAACAAAAAGATGCAGACTACAATGTACGTCAGAGCAAGATTGCAATAGGCTCCGGTGGGTTTTTAGGAAAAGGTTTTATGCAGGGAACGCTTACCAAATATAATTTTGTTCCCGAGCAGAGCACTGATTTTATTTTCTGCACCATAGGAGAGGAGTTTGGGTTTTGGGGAGCAGGGTTGCTGCTGCTTTTTTATTCTGCCTTTCTTTTCAGGATTATCTATGTGGCGCAGCGGCAGCGCTCCCGCTTCTCCATGATTTATGCCTACGGCGTGGTGGCTGTTATTTTTTTTCACATCCTCATTAATGTCGGGATGACGATGGGCCTTATGCCTGTGATCGGCATACCGTTACCTTTTATAAGCTATGGAGGCTCTTCTTTATGGTCTTTTACCATTTTGCTTTTTATCCTTATCAAGCTGGATGGCGACAGGCTGGCGATATTGAGGTGA
- a CDS encoding PIN domain-containing protein has product MIRAFLDANVILEVLLKRREYEAAANILKSGERHHINIYTSSSVIGFIAYWLIKEAGTKKTKDILTGLLGLIRIADISHEQLLLSLAADFKDIEDGIQYYTALQHKLDYFITLNKGDFRKAKGEVQIAAPAEVLKILTG; this is encoded by the coding sequence ATGATACGTGCCTTTCTAGACGCCAATGTAATCCTTGAAGTACTGTTAAAGCGCAGGGAATATGAGGCGGCAGCAAATATTCTTAAAAGTGGTGAGCGTCACCATATAAATATTTATACATCTTCATCTGTAATCGGGTTTATTGCCTATTGGCTGATTAAAGAGGCAGGTACTAAGAAAACCAAAGATATCTTAACCGGGTTGTTGGGACTTATCCGAATTGCTGACATTTCACATGAACAGCTTTTGCTTTCGTTAGCTGCTGATTTTAAAGATATAGAAGATGGCATTCAATATTATACAGCACTGCAGCACAAGCTTGATTATTTTATCACCCTAAACAAGGGGGACTTTCGCAAAGCCAAAGGAGAAGTTCAGATTGCTGCTCCGGCTGAGGTACTTAAGATACTTACAGGTTGA
- a CDS encoding T9SS type A sorting domain-containing protein: MKKTILYSLLQLLIFQKMSAQVWRPLGEGINNAVFAMCVDSINNQLYVGGRFNQAGNLTVQNLATWDGSNWHKAPTMQDEVNALIYFNGRVYIALDNGVVGYIKDNIFVVAGSFDNDVSCFAIYKGALYAGGHFEMAYGFYGEKDREVNHIARMDTIGRWLPLGDGINGSEVEAMHEYNGDLIAGGFFNTAGDNPVKNIARWDGKKWHPMKTGLYDPDNENSAYVDAMDTFQNELVVGGEFHQAGSIPCHSIATWSNNTWDTLDYVSTNSVRTIYSAFGNLYVSGIIDDGLSAWNGVNWYQLNWGGEGDIFSFSTYQGHLYAGGIFYQLMDSLNSIAYLDYGNSVTECFSPYAGKSNDITATSASLSWKDSSTTPTGYRVYYKVKNTTGWQKAHSPTKSKTLKGLSAGTTYSWMVGSKCDTAHSDFSERYEFTTLAEKKSLSEDDSPFNFSIRPNPGDGQVNITVTSNNSIPIILKIYDMTGRVVYSDGWVNGGSDDKFLNLSTLQPGVYSMQLLCNNHEAIRKLVMVNR, from the coding sequence ATGAAGAAAACAATACTTTACAGTTTACTACAGCTTCTTATTTTTCAGAAAATGTCCGCACAGGTCTGGCGACCCTTGGGAGAAGGTATCAACAATGCAGTCTTCGCGATGTGTGTTGATTCCATCAATAACCAATTGTATGTGGGTGGTAGGTTTAACCAGGCAGGTAATTTAACGGTTCAGAATCTAGCCACGTGGGATGGGTCAAACTGGCATAAAGCACCAACTATGCAAGATGAAGTTAATGCCCTGATCTATTTCAACGGTCGGGTATATATAGCCTTGGACAATGGAGTTGTGGGATATATAAAAGACAATATTTTTGTGGTTGCAGGATCGTTTGACAATGATGTCAGCTGCTTTGCCATATATAAAGGAGCATTGTACGCAGGAGGACATTTTGAAATGGCGTACGGATTTTATGGAGAGAAAGACCGGGAGGTCAATCACATTGCAAGAATGGATACCATAGGCAGATGGCTGCCATTGGGAGATGGAATTAATGGCTCTGAAGTAGAAGCCATGCATGAATATAATGGCGACTTAATTGCTGGAGGTTTTTTTAATACAGCAGGCGATAATCCCGTTAAAAATATAGCCCGATGGGATGGAAAGAAATGGCATCCGATGAAAACAGGATTGTACGACCCTGACAATGAAAATTCAGCTTATGTAGATGCCATGGATACCTTTCAGAATGAATTGGTAGTTGGCGGAGAGTTTCACCAGGCTGGCTCAATACCATGTCATAGTATTGCCACATGGTCGAATAATACCTGGGATACGTTAGATTATGTTTCAACAAACTCTGTAAGGACAATTTATAGTGCATTTGGTAATCTATATGTTTCCGGAATTATCGACGATGGTTTGTCCGCTTGGAATGGGGTTAACTGGTACCAACTTAATTGGGGTGGAGAAGGAGATATTTTTTCTTTTAGCACATATCAAGGCCATTTGTATGCAGGTGGAATTTTCTACCAATTAATGGATAGCTTAAATTCAATTGCCTATTTAGACTATGGTAATAGCGTAACTGAATGCTTCTCTCCGTACGCAGGGAAGTCAAATGACATCACTGCCACCTCCGCAAGCCTTTCCTGGAAAGATTCTTCCACCACGCCCACGGGATACCGTGTTTACTACAAAGTAAAAAACACTACCGGGTGGCAAAAGGCGCATTCCCCGACTAAGAGCAAAACATTAAAAGGACTATCTGCTGGCACCACATATTCCTGGATGGTGGGTTCAAAATGCGATACGGCACATTCCGACTTTTCGGAGCGGTATGAATTTACAACCCTCGCGGAAAAGAAATCATTATCAGAAGATGATTCTCCATTTAATTTCTCCATACGTCCTAATCCGGGTGATGGACAAGTTAATATCACCGTTACTTCAAATAACAGTATTCCCATTATACTGAAGATATATGATATGACAGGAAGAGTTGTTTACTCTGATGGTTGGGTAAATGGAGGCTCAGATGATAAATTCCTTAATCTTTCAACACTTCAGCCCGGAGTTTATTCTATGCAACTGCTCTGCAATAATCATGAAGCAATAAGGAAACTGGTCATGGTAAATAGATAG
- a CDS encoding T9SS type A sorting domain-containing protein: MNKWARLIFLFAFFLNGMIAITKAQSGQWTWMKGDSTYGNTDQTFNSYGVKDVPDSANTPPKVYAPMSWIGKDRLLYLLGGGAVGNPQFGWQSNDAFMSYDINTNTWTWVGGNSWLGATVIYGTKGSGDNLTYPGGRYGSCTWVDNDGNFWLFGGTFSSVYYAPVNDLWKYDIQTKIWTWVSGTNLINDVGTYGMKGVPDTANAPSSRFLADNWIDKEGNLWLFGGWHGSDGPNGQYLNDLWKYDIKTNQWTWMNGSSQIDQPGIYGIKGIADSLNTPGARENNQLHWVDSIGNFYLYGGNTLYPKVIMFNDLWKYTSITNEWTWIGGSDIWGDEGIYTDHCAPGNTASAREQATGWVDKNGIFWFFAGDALSKGGVSITNELWKYNPYNNTWSWLDGSYDFYHYHYGKQGISSPENYPHTRFGCTIWYDSSSNNVWMFGGTGNYHLLDDQTLNDLWKYVPDTACDVATGNMGPIEFVQVSIYPNPATDQLHIEALNIHNATVTILNLFGQVVLKQQFSDNGSIDISFLPKGMYLINIRDERGNVLQKGKVVKE, encoded by the coding sequence ATGAATAAGTGGGCAAGGTTAATATTTTTATTTGCTTTTTTTCTAAATGGAATGATAGCTATTACTAAGGCTCAATCCGGACAATGGACCTGGATGAAGGGAGATTCAACTTATGGAAATACAGATCAAACCTTTAATAGCTATGGAGTAAAAGATGTTCCTGATTCTGCGAACACTCCTCCAAAGGTCTACGCACCTATGTCATGGATTGGGAAAGACAGATTATTATATCTATTAGGGGGCGGAGCTGTAGGTAATCCGCAATTCGGATGGCAGTCGAATGATGCATTTATGAGTTATGATATTAATACAAATACTTGGACGTGGGTAGGAGGAAATAGTTGGCTAGGAGCAACAGTTATCTATGGAACAAAGGGAAGCGGAGATAATTTGACCTACCCGGGTGGTCGTTATGGGAGTTGCACTTGGGTAGACAATGATGGGAACTTTTGGTTATTTGGTGGAACGTTTTCCAGTGTTTATTATGCTCCGGTGAACGATCTCTGGAAATATGACATACAAACAAAAATCTGGACGTGGGTAAGCGGCACTAATCTAATAAATGATGTGGGTACCTATGGGATGAAAGGAGTTCCTGATACAGCCAATGCACCCTCGTCCAGATTCTTAGCCGACAACTGGATAGATAAAGAAGGTAATCTCTGGCTTTTCGGAGGCTGGCATGGCAGCGATGGACCCAACGGTCAGTATCTTAATGATCTATGGAAATACGATATCAAAACTAATCAATGGACGTGGATGAATGGCAGCTCTCAGATTGACCAACCAGGCATTTATGGGATTAAAGGAATAGCTGATTCACTCAATACACCCGGAGCAAGAGAAAACAACCAACTGCATTGGGTTGACTCTATAGGTAATTTTTATTTATATGGTGGCAATACCCTTTACCCTAAAGTGATCATGTTTAACGATCTCTGGAAATATACTTCCATAACTAATGAATGGACATGGATTGGTGGCTCAGATATATGGGGGGATGAGGGTATTTATACAGATCATTGTGCTCCCGGTAATACTGCAAGTGCACGGGAGCAAGCTACAGGATGGGTTGATAAGAACGGCATTTTCTGGTTCTTTGCAGGTGATGCCCTTTCCAAAGGTGGTGTTAGTATCACTAATGAATTATGGAAATATAATCCATACAATAATACATGGTCATGGCTCGATGGATCTTATGATTTCTATCATTACCATTACGGTAAGCAAGGAATAAGTTCACCAGAAAATTATCCTCACACACGCTTTGGTTGCACTATCTGGTATGACTCGAGCAGTAACAATGTATGGATGTTTGGAGGAACGGGAAATTATCATTTATTAGATGACCAGACTCTCAACGATCTCTGGAAATATGTTCCAGATACTGCTTGTGATGTTGCAACTGGTAATATGGGGCCAATAGAATTTGTACAAGTATCAATCTATCCCAACCCCGCCACCGATCAACTGCATATTGAAGCTTTAAACATCCATAATGCAACCGTCACCATTTTAAACCTGTTCGGACAGGTTGTGTTGAAGCAGCAGTTTTCAGATAATGGATCGATTGATATTTCATTTCTGCCAAAAGGAATGTATCTGATAAATATTAGGGATGAAAGAGGAAATGTTTTGCAGAAGGGGAAAGTGGTGAAGGAATAA